The following coding sequences are from one Pocillopora verrucosa isolate sample1 chromosome 5, ASM3666991v2, whole genome shotgun sequence window:
- the LOC131780202 gene encoding uncharacterized protein, with the protein MNVFMMLLTVTTAVYSSSSALQGRSSFIKIVKDYYLTGHVIDRQKASSVLSCVHLCLRSRPLCLSVNYKEQERTMICELNDEGIVGAGDDTSSLLPMRGFIFAQLFNLTSPCFKWPCQNNGKCAVQYEKNSYVCICAKGYTGEHCETGWTLIARFSNSDGKNWMRDDGRWWYDQQIAIGAINNPSKNDDMISTAFWSVSGRELKITRSDDPSHTPLLQTTGNCLAGQTFRSKITSYGDFRNGKVWASDQCRGSCAVQYGGQYKSTDGFQQADCNGSIQSADKIGFWCDVGWDGAVMMIGGGGGSCARADHGIGITETDAASFVEIGHGETEYDFGYDARPNSPLDQSYSLNLWIR; encoded by the exons ATGAACGTCTTCATGATGCTACTGACTGTGACCACTGCAGTGTACAGTTCATCATCAGCTCTACAGGGCCGATCATCCTTCATTAAAATTGTGAAAGATTATTACCTAACCGGTCATGTCATAGATCGTCAGAAGGCGTCCAGCGTTTTATCCTGCGTCCATCTCTGCCTGAGAAGCCGTCCACTTTGCCTCTCGGTGAATTACAAGGAACAAGAAAGAACCATGATTTGTGAACTAAACGATGAAGGAATAGTAGGTGCTGGAGATGATACCTCTTCCCTTCTACCTATGCGTGGATTCATCTTTGCACAGTTGTTTAATCTCACG tCTCCATGTTTCAAATGGCCTTGTCAGAACAATGGGAAATGTGCGGTACAGTACGAGAAGAACAGTTACGTGTGCATTTGCGCGAAAGGATACACAGGGGAACATTGCGAAACGG GCTGGACTCTTATTGCTCGATTCTCAAACAGCGATGGCAAAAATTGGATGCGTGACGATGGTAGATGGTGGTATGACCAACAAATTGCCATTGGAGCGATAAACAACCCTTCAAAGAACGACGATATGATTTCAACAGCCTTTTGGTCAGTCAGCGgcagagaattaaaaatcacgCGCAGTGACGACCCCAGTCACACTCCTCTGTTACAGACCACAGGTAATTGTTTGGCTGGACAAACATTCCGATCTAAAATCACAAGTTATGGCGACTTTAGAAATGGCAAGGTCTGGGCCAGTGATCAGTGTCGAGGAAGTTGTGCagttcaatatggcggacagtaCAAGTCAACAGACGGGTTTCAACAGGCTGATTGCAATGGAAGCATCCAAAGCGCTGACAAGATCGGCTTCTGGTGTGATGTGGGTTGGGATGGAGCAGTGATGATGattggaggaggaggaggtagCTGTGCACGTGCTGATCATGGGATTGGGATCACAGAAACTGACGCTGCTTCTTTCGTTGAAATAGGTCATGGTGAAACTGAATATGACTTTGGTTATGATGCCAGGCCAAACTCCCCTCTAGACCAGTCCTACTCGTTGAACTTATGGATCCGTTGA
- the LOC131780198 gene encoding uncharacterized protein isoform X2: MDSTERAHRKRTDDVFRKSSSVLSFISILLIIALFLRMEMINKRTQINELRILAVESRMKTTNEADKNVEDKLKTFTDRICQAGPPGPPGALGYPGYKGEKGASGKVGPPGPSGPIGAPGVGGKRGPVRPQGVKGDKGDKGSVGAPGIKGDTGAKGRHGQKGSIGLKGNKGIRGLVGIQGPKGECVVPPKIIVYPLSQEVFINETAIFFCWVQGQTSSKITWRKLGGTLSDATVKDGALRINSVQRSHVGSYMCAAHTGLGIFRIACSLLVKEIPQFTNKPPPKVVVEQATTVSLCCVATGFPRPKVEWTRHQRSTLFSPFFQEDGCLAVNTAKAHGEEDYICRATNSFGLTETVTTVIATKLMDSSCDLVQHGPSRKTDGMYYLRAKNTQPAFPVYCELTTDGRGWTIIARFSNNDVKNWMADTGHWWYDRQVATGKTESPFINTDMISPAFWLVRGSEFKITRSDDPSHTPLLQTTGNCLAGQTFRSKITSYGDFRNGKVWSSNRCLGSCTVQYGGQYKSTDGFQQADCSGSIQSADKIGFWCDYGSGDGSVMMIGGGGHSCARADHGIGITETDAASFVEDGGSVTEYDFGYDGLTNTVPSQSYSLNLWIR; this comes from the exons ATGGACTCTACAGAGAGAGCTCACAGAAAAAGGACAGACGACGTCTTTCGAAAGAGCTCATCggttctttcttttatttcaattctacTGATTATTGCGCTGTTCCTGAGGATGGAGATGATCAACAAGCGAACGCAAATCAATGAACTGCGTATTTTGGCCGTTGAAAGTCGCATGAAGACGACAAATGAAGCAGACAAAAACGTCGAGGACAAGCTGAAAACGTTTACAG ACAGAATATGCCAGGCAGGACCTCCGGGACCGCCAGGAGCCCTTGGGTATCCCGGATATAAGGGAGAAAAAGGGGCCTCTGGAAAGGTAGGACCACCAGGCCCATCGGGGCCTATTGGGGCTCCAGGTGTGGGTGGCAAAAGAGGACCCGTAAGACCTCAAGGAGTAAAGGGCGACAAAGGCGACAAAGGGTCTGTTGGAGCTCCTGGAATTAAAGGAGATACTGGAGCGAAGGGTCGTCACGGACAGAAAGGATCTATTGGCTTAAAAGGGAACAAAGGTATCAGAGGATTGGTTGGTATTCAGGGACCAAAGGGAGAATGTGTTGTTCCACCGAAGATCATTGTGTATCCATTATCTCAGGAAGTCTTTATCAACGAGACAGCAATATTCTTCTGTTGGGTTCAAGGCCAGACGTCCTCCAAAATAACATGGCGTAAGCTTGGAGGTACCCTATCTGATGCTACCGTGAAAGATGGTGCACTTCGAATTAACAGCGTTCAAAGGTCACATGTGGGGTCGTATATGTGTGCAGCTCATACCGGTCTAGGAATTTTCAGAATCGCTTGCAGTTTACTCGTAAAAG aGATACCACAGTTTACTAACAAACCTCCACCGAAGGTCGTTGTAGAACAAGCAACAACTGTCAGCCTCTGCTGCGTGGCCACAGGTTTCCCTCGTCCTAAAGTTGAATGGACAAGGCATCAAAGGTCCACTTTGTTCTCTCCGTTTTTCCAGGAAGACGGATGTCTCGCAGTAAATACTGCAAAAGCACATGGTGAAGAAGACTACATCTGTCGAGCCACAAACAGCTTTGGGTTAACGGAAACAGTAACCACAGTGATTGCTACGAAATTAATGG ATAGTTCTTGTGACCTAGTTCAGCATGGACCTTCTCGCAAAACTGATGGGATGTACTACCTACGAGCTAAAAACACTCAACCAGCCTTTCCT gTCTACTGCGAATTGACAACAGACGGTAGAGGCTGGACTATTATTGCCCGCTTTTCAAATAATGACGTCAAGAACTGGATGGCTGACACTGGCCATTGGTGGTACGACCGTCAAGTTGCCACTGGAAAGACAGAGAGTCCCTTTATAAACACTGACATGATCTCACCAGCATTTTGGTTGGTCAGAGGAAGCGAATTTAAGATCACGCGTAGTGACGACCCTAGTCACACTCCTCTGTTACAGaccacaggtaactgtttggCTGGACAAACATTCCGATCTAAAATCACAAGTTATGGCGACTTTAGAAATGGCAAGGTCTGGTCCAGTAATCGGTGTCTGGGAAGTTGTACggttcaatatggcggacagtaCAAGTCAACAGACGGGTTTCAACAGGCTGATTGCAGTGGAAGCATCCAAAGTGCTGACAAGATCGGCTTCTGGTGTGACTATGGTAGTGGGGATGGATCAGTGATGATGATTGGAGGAGGAGGACATAGCTGTGCACGTGCTGATCATGGGATTGGGATCACAGAAACTGACGCTGCTTCTTTCGTTGAAGATGGTGGTAGTGTAACTGAATATGACTTTGGTTATGACGGTTTAACAAATACAGTTCCATCTCAATCCTACTCGTTGAACTTATGGATCCGTTAA
- the LOC131780198 gene encoding uncharacterized protein isoform X3, producing the protein MRKHPVDHRKREKRNIAPNPTAGTVTLQQIRQEINNKFIEVCNSSDRICQAGPPGPPGALGYPGYKGEKGASGKVGPPGPSGPIGAPGVGGKRGPVRPQGVKGDKGDKGSVGAPGIKGDTGAKGRHGQKGSIGLKGNKGIRGLVGIQGPKGECVVPPKIIVYPLSQEVFINETAIFFCWVQGQTSSKITWRKLGGTLSDATVKDGALRINSVQRSHVGSYMCAAHTGLGIFRIACSLLVKEIPQFTNKPPPKVVVEQATTVSLCCVATGFPRPKVEWTRHQRSTLFSPFFQEDGCLAVNTAKAHGEEDYICRATNSFGLTETVTTVIATKLMDSSCDLVQHGPSRKTDGMYYLRAKNTQPAFPVYCELTTDGRGWTIIARFSNNDVKNWMADTGHWWYDRQVATGKTESPFINTDMISPAFWLVRGSEFKITRSDDPSHTPLLQTTGNCLAGQTFRSKITSYGDFRNGKVWSSNRCLGSCTVQYGGQYKSTDGFQQADCSGSIQSADKIGFWCDYGSGDGSVMMIGGGGHSCARADHGIGITETDAASFVEDGGSVTEYDFGYDGLTNTVPSQSYSLNLWIR; encoded by the exons ATGAGAAAACATCCAGTGGATCATcgcaaaagagagaaaagaaatattgctCCAAATCCAACGGCAGGAACTGTAACTTTACAACAAATCCGccaagaaataaacaacaagtTCATTGAAGTTTGTAACTCCTCAGACAGAATATGCCAGGCAGGACCTCCGGGACCGCCAGGAGCCCTTGGGTATCCCGGATATAAGGGAGAAAAAGGGGCCTCTGGAAAGGTAGGACCACCAGGCCCATCGGGGCCTATTGGGGCTCCAGGTGTGGGTGGCAAAAGAGGACCCGTAAGACCTCAAGGAGTAAAGGGCGACAAAGGCGACAAAGGGTCTGTTGGAGCTCCTGGAATTAAAGGAGATACTGGAGCGAAGGGTCGTCACGGACAGAAAGGATCTATTGGCTTAAAAGGGAACAAAGGTATCAGAGGATTGGTTGGTATTCAGGGACCAAAGGGAGAATGTGTTGTTCCACCGAAGATCATTGTGTATCCATTATCTCAGGAAGTCTTTATCAACGAGACAGCAATATTCTTCTGTTGGGTTCAAGGCCAGACGTCCTCCAAAATAACATGGCGTAAGCTTGGAGGTACCCTATCTGATGCTACCGTGAAAGATGGTGCACTTCGAATTAACAGCGTTCAAAGGTCACATGTGGGGTCGTATATGTGTGCAGCTCATACCGGTCTAGGAATTTTCAGAATCGCTTGCAGTTTACTCGTAAAAG aGATACCACAGTTTACTAACAAACCTCCACCGAAGGTCGTTGTAGAACAAGCAACAACTGTCAGCCTCTGCTGCGTGGCCACAGGTTTCCCTCGTCCTAAAGTTGAATGGACAAGGCATCAAAGGTCCACTTTGTTCTCTCCGTTTTTCCAGGAAGACGGATGTCTCGCAGTAAATACTGCAAAAGCACATGGTGAAGAAGACTACATCTGTCGAGCCACAAACAGCTTTGGGTTAACGGAAACAGTAACCACAGTGATTGCTACGAAATTAATGG ATAGTTCTTGTGACCTAGTTCAGCATGGACCTTCTCGCAAAACTGATGGGATGTACTACCTACGAGCTAAAAACACTCAACCAGCCTTTCCT gTCTACTGCGAATTGACAACAGACGGTAGAGGCTGGACTATTATTGCCCGCTTTTCAAATAATGACGTCAAGAACTGGATGGCTGACACTGGCCATTGGTGGTACGACCGTCAAGTTGCCACTGGAAAGACAGAGAGTCCCTTTATAAACACTGACATGATCTCACCAGCATTTTGGTTGGTCAGAGGAAGCGAATTTAAGATCACGCGTAGTGACGACCCTAGTCACACTCCTCTGTTACAGaccacaggtaactgtttggCTGGACAAACATTCCGATCTAAAATCACAAGTTATGGCGACTTTAGAAATGGCAAGGTCTGGTCCAGTAATCGGTGTCTGGGAAGTTGTACggttcaatatggcggacagtaCAAGTCAACAGACGGGTTTCAACAGGCTGATTGCAGTGGAAGCATCCAAAGTGCTGACAAGATCGGCTTCTGGTGTGACTATGGTAGTGGGGATGGATCAGTGATGATGATTGGAGGAGGAGGACATAGCTGTGCACGTGCTGATCATGGGATTGGGATCACAGAAACTGACGCTGCTTCTTTCGTTGAAGATGGTGGTAGTGTAACTGAATATGACTTTGGTTATGACGGTTTAACAAATACAGTTCCATCTCAATCCTACTCGTTGAACTTATGGATCCGTTAA
- the LOC131780198 gene encoding uncharacterized protein isoform X1: MDSTERAHRKRTDDVFRKSSSVLSFISILLIIALFLRMEMINKRTQINELRILAVESRMKTTNEADKNVEDKLKTFTDFESVMRKHPVDHRKREKRNIAPNPTAGTVTLQQIRQEINNKFIEVCNSSDRICQAGPPGPPGALGYPGYKGEKGASGKVGPPGPSGPIGAPGVGGKRGPVRPQGVKGDKGDKGSVGAPGIKGDTGAKGRHGQKGSIGLKGNKGIRGLVGIQGPKGECVVPPKIIVYPLSQEVFINETAIFFCWVQGQTSSKITWRKLGGTLSDATVKDGALRINSVQRSHVGSYMCAAHTGLGIFRIACSLLVKEIPQFTNKPPPKVVVEQATTVSLCCVATGFPRPKVEWTRHQRSTLFSPFFQEDGCLAVNTAKAHGEEDYICRATNSFGLTETVTTVIATKLMDSSCDLVQHGPSRKTDGMYYLRAKNTQPAFPVYCELTTDGRGWTIIARFSNNDVKNWMADTGHWWYDRQVATGKTESPFINTDMISPAFWLVRGSEFKITRSDDPSHTPLLQTTGNCLAGQTFRSKITSYGDFRNGKVWSSNRCLGSCTVQYGGQYKSTDGFQQADCSGSIQSADKIGFWCDYGSGDGSVMMIGGGGHSCARADHGIGITETDAASFVEDGGSVTEYDFGYDGLTNTVPSQSYSLNLWIR; the protein is encoded by the exons ATGGACTCTACAGAGAGAGCTCACAGAAAAAGGACAGACGACGTCTTTCGAAAGAGCTCATCggttctttcttttatttcaattctacTGATTATTGCGCTGTTCCTGAGGATGGAGATGATCAACAAGCGAACGCAAATCAATGAACTGCGTATTTTGGCCGTTGAAAGTCGCATGAAGACGACAAATGAAGCAGACAAAAACGTCGAGGACAAGCTGAAAACGTTTACAG ATTTCGAAAGTGTTATGAGAAAACATCCAGTGGATCATcgcaaaagagagaaaagaaatattgctCCAAATCCAACGGCAGGAACTGTAACTTTACAACAAATCCGccaagaaataaacaacaagtTCATTGAAGTTTGTAACTCCTCAGACAGAATATGCCAGGCAGGACCTCCGGGACCGCCAGGAGCCCTTGGGTATCCCGGATATAAGGGAGAAAAAGGGGCCTCTGGAAAGGTAGGACCACCAGGCCCATCGGGGCCTATTGGGGCTCCAGGTGTGGGTGGCAAAAGAGGACCCGTAAGACCTCAAGGAGTAAAGGGCGACAAAGGCGACAAAGGGTCTGTTGGAGCTCCTGGAATTAAAGGAGATACTGGAGCGAAGGGTCGTCACGGACAGAAAGGATCTATTGGCTTAAAAGGGAACAAAGGTATCAGAGGATTGGTTGGTATTCAGGGACCAAAGGGAGAATGTGTTGTTCCACCGAAGATCATTGTGTATCCATTATCTCAGGAAGTCTTTATCAACGAGACAGCAATATTCTTCTGTTGGGTTCAAGGCCAGACGTCCTCCAAAATAACATGGCGTAAGCTTGGAGGTACCCTATCTGATGCTACCGTGAAAGATGGTGCACTTCGAATTAACAGCGTTCAAAGGTCACATGTGGGGTCGTATATGTGTGCAGCTCATACCGGTCTAGGAATTTTCAGAATCGCTTGCAGTTTACTCGTAAAAG aGATACCACAGTTTACTAACAAACCTCCACCGAAGGTCGTTGTAGAACAAGCAACAACTGTCAGCCTCTGCTGCGTGGCCACAGGTTTCCCTCGTCCTAAAGTTGAATGGACAAGGCATCAAAGGTCCACTTTGTTCTCTCCGTTTTTCCAGGAAGACGGATGTCTCGCAGTAAATACTGCAAAAGCACATGGTGAAGAAGACTACATCTGTCGAGCCACAAACAGCTTTGGGTTAACGGAAACAGTAACCACAGTGATTGCTACGAAATTAATGG ATAGTTCTTGTGACCTAGTTCAGCATGGACCTTCTCGCAAAACTGATGGGATGTACTACCTACGAGCTAAAAACACTCAACCAGCCTTTCCT gTCTACTGCGAATTGACAACAGACGGTAGAGGCTGGACTATTATTGCCCGCTTTTCAAATAATGACGTCAAGAACTGGATGGCTGACACTGGCCATTGGTGGTACGACCGTCAAGTTGCCACTGGAAAGACAGAGAGTCCCTTTATAAACACTGACATGATCTCACCAGCATTTTGGTTGGTCAGAGGAAGCGAATTTAAGATCACGCGTAGTGACGACCCTAGTCACACTCCTCTGTTACAGaccacaggtaactgtttggCTGGACAAACATTCCGATCTAAAATCACAAGTTATGGCGACTTTAGAAATGGCAAGGTCTGGTCCAGTAATCGGTGTCTGGGAAGTTGTACggttcaatatggcggacagtaCAAGTCAACAGACGGGTTTCAACAGGCTGATTGCAGTGGAAGCATCCAAAGTGCTGACAAGATCGGCTTCTGGTGTGACTATGGTAGTGGGGATGGATCAGTGATGATGATTGGAGGAGGAGGACATAGCTGTGCACGTGCTGATCATGGGATTGGGATCACAGAAACTGACGCTGCTTCTTTCGTTGAAGATGGTGGTAGTGTAACTGAATATGACTTTGGTTATGACGGTTTAACAAATACAGTTCCATCTCAATCCTACTCGTTGAACTTATGGATCCGTTAA